The following are encoded together in the Proteiniphilum saccharofermentans genome:
- a CDS encoding metal ABC transporter permease: protein MELLDYAFFRNALLGSFFASIACGIIGTYVVTKRLVFISGGITHASLGGLGIGFYFSLSPILSAMVFSIFSAFGIQWLSQKQGVREDSAIAVFWSLGMAIGIVLTFLTPGYAPNLSEYLFGNILTITRSDITALLVLSLILLLFFILFYHAIVSVSFDTEFAQTRRLPTQFIEYAMMLFIAVTIVLSIRLVGIVLLMSLITVPQMTANLFTVNYSKIISLSILLSFTGCVTGLLLSYYLNVPSGAFIIFVLIMMFFIAKAIKVVTGKTLKTAPQEIP from the coding sequence ATTGAACTCCTGGATTATGCTTTCTTTCGCAATGCTCTGCTAGGCAGTTTTTTTGCAAGTATTGCCTGTGGTATCATAGGCACTTACGTAGTCACCAAAAGATTGGTATTCATCAGCGGCGGTATAACCCACGCCTCGTTAGGAGGATTGGGGATAGGGTTCTATTTCAGCCTCTCTCCCATTTTGTCGGCTATGGTTTTCTCCATATTCTCGGCATTCGGCATCCAATGGTTATCACAGAAACAGGGTGTACGTGAAGATTCGGCCATTGCCGTCTTCTGGTCATTGGGGATGGCCATCGGGATAGTGCTCACCTTCCTCACACCCGGCTATGCGCCCAACCTGTCGGAGTACCTTTTCGGGAATATCCTTACCATCACTCGTAGTGATATTACCGCCCTGCTCGTCCTATCGTTGATCCTCCTGCTTTTCTTTATCCTGTTCTATCATGCTATTGTTTCCGTATCGTTCGATACCGAATTTGCACAAACCCGACGCTTACCCACACAGTTTATCGAATATGCGATGATGCTTTTCATTGCCGTTACCATCGTATTAAGCATCCGGTTGGTGGGAATCGTACTGCTGATGTCCCTGATCACAGTGCCGCAGATGACAGCCAACCTCTTCACGGTGAACTATTCAAAAATAATTTCTCTCTCAATCCTGTTAAGCTTTACAGGTTGTGTAACAGGATTGTTACTCTCCTATTATCTGAATGTACCTTCCGGCGCATTTATCATTTTTGTGCTTATCATGATGTTTTTTATTGCCAAGGCAATAAAAGTTGTTACCGGTAAAACATTAAAGACTGCGCCACAAGAGATACCGTAG
- a CDS encoding 3-phosphoshikimate 1-carboxyvinyltransferase, producing the protein MPLQYKIYPPDALRTTVQLPASKSMSNRALILNALSLSPYPIRNLSDCEDTQVLIDAFNSKSNQFDIKAAGTAMRFLTAFLAGMEGEWIIKGSKRMHERPIYPLVETLIALGAEIDYLEKEGYPPLKIKGKRLKGGEVYLSGNISSQFISALLMIAPGMENGLVMHIENEIVSKPYIHLTISMMEKCGVQTKWDGNDIVVKPQVYNPVEFVVEPDWTAASYWYEMASLIPGAEVTLKGLGRNSLQGDSNVTNLFSDLGVTTEFVPEGIIIRNTKKGTKKFFHDFVNEPDLAQTFAATCCFKGIPFLFSGIQSLKIKETDRVAALINELKKSGYLLKENEIGMLEWDGERCLPEKEPAIDTYDDHRMAMSLAPGAIVSGSLIINDPKVVSKSYPDFWNDLKQAGFTIEER; encoded by the coding sequence ATGCCGTTACAATATAAAATATACCCACCTGATGCCCTGCGCACAACCGTGCAGCTTCCCGCATCCAAGAGTATGAGCAATAGGGCACTTATTCTGAATGCCTTGAGTTTGAGTCCTTACCCGATCAGGAATCTGTCGGACTGTGAAGATACACAAGTGCTCATAGACGCATTCAATTCCAAATCCAACCAGTTCGATATAAAGGCTGCCGGTACCGCCATGCGTTTTCTGACAGCTTTTCTGGCAGGAATGGAAGGCGAATGGATCATCAAAGGCTCGAAGCGGATGCATGAAAGGCCCATTTATCCGCTGGTGGAGACACTTATAGCCTTAGGAGCCGAAATTGATTATTTGGAAAAAGAGGGATATCCACCCTTGAAAATAAAAGGTAAAAGGCTAAAAGGAGGCGAAGTCTACCTGTCGGGCAATATCAGCTCGCAATTTATATCTGCCTTACTGATGATAGCGCCCGGAATGGAAAACGGACTGGTGATGCATATCGAAAATGAAATCGTATCGAAGCCCTATATACACCTCACTATCAGCATGATGGAGAAATGCGGGGTACAGACTAAGTGGGACGGTAACGACATCGTCGTGAAACCGCAGGTGTACAACCCTGTAGAGTTTGTGGTGGAACCGGACTGGACTGCCGCCTCTTACTGGTATGAGATGGCATCCCTTATCCCCGGGGCGGAAGTAACGTTAAAAGGTTTAGGTAGAAACAGCCTTCAGGGCGATTCCAACGTGACCAACCTGTTCAGCGATTTGGGGGTTACAACAGAATTCGTCCCGGAAGGCATTATCATCCGAAATACAAAAAAGGGAACCAAAAAATTTTTCCACGATTTTGTAAATGAGCCGGATCTGGCACAAACTTTTGCCGCCACTTGTTGTTTTAAAGGCATACCGTTTCTTTTCTCCGGGATTCAAAGCCTGAAGATAAAGGAAACTGACAGGGTGGCCGCACTGATCAACGAATTGAAGAAGTCGGGCTACCTGCTTAAGGAGAATGAAATCGGGATGCTGGAGTGGGACGGAGAACGGTGTCTGCCGGAAAAAGAACCGGCCATCGACACTTATGACGATCACCGGATGGCCATGTCACTGGCTCCCGGAGCCATTGTGTCCGGATCACTCATTATCAATGATCCTAAAGTAGTATCCAAATCCTACCCTGATTTTTGGAACGACCTGAAACAGGCGGGATTTACAATTGAAGAAAGGTAA
- a CDS encoding sodium-dependent transporter: MMSDKRATFVSKIGVIAAAAGSAVGLGNIWRFPSQTADGGGAIFILVYIGCILFFGIPLMVSEFMVGRASRANTAGAYHKLAPGTQWKWVGRLGVLTGFVIMGFYMVVCGWTLVYIFQSVSGYLFGVDNLSANFIELQSNPAKQIIWMIIFTLLTAFFILSGVKKGIEQSAKILMPLLFLLLIILAIRSVTLDGAIAGLNFLFKPDLAHVKSTVFLDAMGQAFFSLSLGMGCMITYGSYFNDKTPLVKTAVQVSVLDSLVAILAGVVIFPAAFALTTNPGTIVDELVAGGPGLLFITLPELFNQMAGSMIWSTLFFCLLALAALTSTISLMEVVTVYIHEEYHISRRKSTLLVTAGVIILGIFASFSSSFFNFLDVASAKFMLPIGGFFISLFVGWHLNRRLVYAQLTNERTLKFGIGFLRTYIFLLRYVVPTAMLAIFIYGLAA; this comes from the coding sequence ATTATGTCTGATAAACGAGCAACATTTGTATCAAAAATCGGAGTAATCGCCGCAGCCGCAGGATCAGCCGTAGGTTTAGGTAATATCTGGCGTTTTCCCAGCCAGACGGCTGATGGTGGAGGGGCCATTTTTATCCTGGTATACATTGGTTGTATCTTGTTTTTCGGCATACCGCTTATGGTAAGCGAATTCATGGTCGGCAGGGCCTCCCGGGCCAATACCGCCGGTGCTTATCACAAACTGGCTCCCGGTACCCAATGGAAATGGGTCGGCAGGCTGGGTGTACTCACCGGATTTGTCATCATGGGATTTTATATGGTAGTGTGCGGCTGGACACTTGTCTATATCTTCCAATCGGTCTCGGGATATCTCTTTGGGGTGGATAATCTTTCGGCCAACTTCATAGAATTGCAAAGTAATCCTGCCAAACAAATCATCTGGATGATTATCTTTACACTTCTCACTGCATTCTTTATCCTTTCCGGCGTGAAGAAAGGGATTGAGCAATCTGCCAAGATTTTAATGCCATTACTCTTCCTGTTACTTATTATACTGGCCATCCGTTCGGTTACCCTTGACGGTGCTATAGCAGGACTCAATTTCCTTTTCAAGCCCGACCTGGCGCATGTAAAATCGACCGTCTTCCTCGATGCCATGGGACAGGCTTTCTTCTCCCTCTCCCTCGGCATGGGTTGTATGATCACTTACGGATCCTACTTCAATGATAAGACTCCACTTGTAAAAACAGCGGTACAGGTTTCCGTTCTCGACTCACTGGTGGCTATTCTCGCCGGTGTGGTCATCTTTCCCGCGGCATTCGCTTTGACAACCAATCCCGGCACCATTGTCGACGAACTGGTAGCCGGCGGTCCGGGATTACTCTTTATCACATTACCCGAATTGTTCAACCAGATGGCGGGTTCTATGATTTGGAGCACCCTTTTCTTTTGCCTGTTGGCACTCGCAGCCCTTACATCCACTATTTCCCTGATGGAGGTAGTCACGGTATATATCCACGAAGAATATCACATTTCACGTAGAAAAAGTACACTATTGGTCACTGCAGGTGTAATCATTTTAGGCATCTTCGCCTCGTTCTCCTCATCATTTTTCAATTTCCTCGATGTTGCTTCTGCCAAATTCATGCTGCCGATAGGCGGTTTCTTCATTTCTCTTTTCGTAGGATGGCATCTCAACCGCAGACTTGTATATGCACAACTCACCAATGAAAGGACGCTCAAATTTGGCATAGGATTTCTCAGAACCTATATATTCCTGTTACGCTATGTAGTCCCTACTGCCATGCTGGCTATTTTTATCTACGGATTGGCCGCATAA
- the cysS gene encoding cysteine--tRNA ligase, whose product MSEEKEKRLIIYNTLSRTKEPFEPLHPPLVGMYVCGPTVYSDIHLGNCRTFISFDMIYRYLLHLGYKVRYVRNITDAGHLEGDRDEGDDKFAKRAKLEQLEPMEIVQKYTIGFHDVMALFNTLPPSIEPAATGHIIEQIEMIKKIMAAGFAYEVNGSVYFDVEKYSKEHDYGQLTNRKMEDLLEGTRELGGQDEKRGRLDFALWIKAKPETLMQWPSPWGWGFPGWHIECSAMSTKYLGTTFDIHGGGMDLQATHHTNEIAQSEACNHTAPAKYWLHTNMLTVNGARMSKTAGNGFLPKELFTGDHPLLERGYSPMTVRFFMAQSHYRSTLDFSNEALQAAEKGYKKLMESLSVLEKLSPSASSSVDIAALEEKCYAAMNDDFNSPVLIANLFEGVRIINSANDKKETLTTADLEALRKLMHTFIFEVLGLLDESKSMGGSDVIEGLMNLIIDIRKTARENKDWSTSDKIRDELKAIGVEIKDTKEGVEWRI is encoded by the coding sequence ATGAGCGAAGAAAAGGAAAAGAGGTTGATAATCTACAACACACTCAGTAGGACAAAAGAACCATTTGAACCGCTGCATCCCCCTCTTGTGGGTATGTATGTTTGCGGACCTACTGTCTACAGCGATATACATCTCGGGAATTGCCGCACTTTCATCTCTTTTGATATGATATACAGGTATCTGCTCCATCTCGGATACAAGGTACGCTATGTGCGTAACATCACCGATGCCGGCCATTTGGAGGGCGACCGGGATGAGGGTGATGATAAATTTGCCAAAAGGGCCAAACTGGAGCAGTTGGAACCGATGGAGATAGTACAGAAATACACTATTGGCTTCCATGACGTAATGGCACTCTTCAACACACTTCCTCCCAGCATAGAGCCGGCTGCCACCGGGCATATAATAGAGCAGATAGAGATGATCAAAAAGATCATGGCCGCGGGGTTCGCTTATGAGGTAAACGGTTCTGTCTATTTCGATGTGGAGAAATACAGCAAAGAGCATGATTACGGCCAACTCACTAACCGAAAGATGGAAGACCTGCTGGAAGGGACACGGGAACTGGGCGGACAGGACGAGAAGCGGGGCAGGCTCGACTTTGCCCTTTGGATCAAGGCAAAACCGGAGACCCTGATGCAGTGGCCCTCCCCCTGGGGATGGGGATTCCCCGGCTGGCATATAGAGTGTTCGGCAATGAGTACAAAGTATCTGGGCACTACTTTCGATATACATGGGGGAGGGATGGATCTCCAGGCAACCCACCACACCAACGAGATCGCCCAATCAGAAGCTTGTAACCACACCGCACCCGCCAAATACTGGTTGCACACCAATATGCTCACTGTGAACGGTGCCCGCATGTCCAAAACAGCCGGGAACGGCTTCTTACCCAAAGAACTGTTCACAGGAGACCATCCCTTATTGGAAAGAGGATACTCTCCAATGACAGTACGCTTCTTCATGGCGCAATCACACTACAGAAGCACGCTCGATTTCTCCAACGAAGCACTGCAAGCAGCAGAAAAAGGATACAAAAAACTGATGGAAAGCCTGTCGGTATTAGAGAAATTATCTCCGTCCGCTTCCTCTTCGGTAGATATCGCTGCACTGGAGGAAAAATGTTATGCCGCCATGAACGATGATTTTAACAGTCCTGTACTGATCGCAAATCTGTTTGAAGGGGTACGTATCATCAATTCGGCTAACGACAAAAAAGAAACCCTCACCACGGCCGACCTGGAGGCTTTGAGAAAACTAATGCATACCTTTATTTTCGAGGTATTGGGACTGCTTGACGAGTCAAAAAGCATGGGCGGCAGTGACGTGATAGAGGGATTGATGAATTTAATTATCGACATCCGTAAAACGGCACGGGAAAACAAAGACTGGAGTACATCAGATAAAATCCGCGATGAACTGAAAGCGATTGGTGTAGAGATAAAAGACACCAAAGAGGGGGTAGAATGGAGAATTTAA